Genomic window (Spirochaetota bacterium):
TGGAAAGCTTTTTCTGACACATAACGGGTATCATTACATTCAAAATATAAGGGATTAGTCTGTTAGCATATGGATGCTCTTTTGTCAATGCTTGTTGACCTGTCACGAACATTTTTACAGGATGTGGCCGATATTCCGGAGCTATCGCACCTCAATACAAAATTAGAAAGCACCCTGGCTGCAATCATAGCTGATTCCAACCAGTCAAATGCTCTTAACGCTTTGCTGCATCAATATTATTCCGAAATAATGACGCTGTACTCACGCTATCCGCAGAGTACTTTCCTTGATACATTAATGCATCGCATTGAAAGCCTGCTGCAAATTGCAAAAACAGTTGATGGAAAATTATAATCTGATAACATTACATCACCTCAATAAAAAATTAGAATTTGACATCACTGTCCGAATCAACTCATTCAAGCATGTATGGGAATATGGAAGTGATGATTACCTTTTGCTTGAGCTACTATTCTGCTTGCTCACACCTCAAAGCAATGCAGTGTTGTGCTGGGAAAAAGCATTAGAGCTTTTTTGTTCAGGGAAGCTTTATTGTGCAGATGTTGAAGAGATTAGTACAATTATTCATCCGGTGAGGTTTAAAAACAATAAAGCACAATATATAAAAAAAGCAGTAAGTATGTTTGGCGATAGCTCCTTAAAGAAATTTTTGCATGACAGTGATATATATGCAATAAGAGATAAAATAGTAACAACTGTTGAAGGCATTGGTTATAAAGAAGCTAGTCATTTCTTACGAAACATTGGCATAGGACTAGAGTTGGCGATTCTTGACAGGCATATTTTGAACTGCCTGTTGGATTTTCACATTATTGACAAAGTTCCCAATACTCTTACCCCAAGAGTATATAAAGATATCGAATGCAAGATGTTGGAATTTTGTAAAAGCATTACAATTCCAATGGCACACCTTGATTTTATATTCTGGTATTTGAAGAAAGGTACATTGTTTAAATGATTAAAGTTTTAAATTTCTTTGCGCAATAAATAATGTAATTCATCAAGTATTTCTTTAAATAGTTCAATCCTTTTTGTACTTATTTTACTTTCAATAAATTCATTAATCTGTTTGATAACTTTTTGTGCTTTCTGTATTTCCATTAATCCAGATTCAGTTATTTCTATTGTATATTCCCTTCTGTCATTG
Coding sequences:
- a CDS encoding DNA lyase, producing the protein MENYNLITLHHLNKKLEFDITVRINSFKHVWEYGSDDYLLLELLFCLLTPQSNAVLCWEKALELFCSGKLYCADVEEISTIIHPVRFKNNKAQYIKKAVSMFGDSSLKKFLHDSDIYAIRDKIVTTVEGIGYKEASHFLRNIGIGLELAILDRHILNCLLDFHIIDKVPNTLTPRVYKDIECKMLEFCKSITIPMAHLDFIFWYLKKGTLFK